The following proteins are encoded in a genomic region of Musa acuminata AAA Group cultivar baxijiao chromosome BXJ2-11, Cavendish_Baxijiao_AAA, whole genome shotgun sequence:
- the LOC135586958 gene encoding premnaspirodiene oxygenase-like codes for MDLLQLPSMPIFLCSLLFFLVLTKKCVAKFKGPNARLPPGPWNLPLIGGMHHLVGQLPFRALRHLARKHGPLMLVRIGQVDVAVASSREAAEEILQKHGDNFASRPALAATQIVLYGASDIGWSPFGPYWKQMRRLCFTELLGGKRTRFFSSIRTELTHELMRDISKSGTAPVNLSDKLFRLANAITCRAAFGKHREHRECFVSIVKDTFHVLGGFCLADTFPSLKFLDVLTGVMSHMHRLHHQIDEVLDEILKEHQDDAVTDDDGGRVEDLVDVLLRLKDDPQLEIPLTMDNIKAAILDMFVAGTETSSTVVEWAMSELIRHPWIMERAHKEVREALKGKNRVEESDMDKLNYMKLIIKETLRLHPSLPLLPRLCRETCEVMGYKIEAGTRVFVNAWAICRDPQYWDDAESFKPERFERSSIDFKGFDFEYLPFGAGRRICPAIEYGLTVVELVLANLLFHFDWKMPNGIKPEELDMREKMALLVPRQTELKLLATSRIPIPATI; via the exons ATGGATCTGCTTCAACTCCCTTCCATGCCCATCTTCCTctgctccctcctcttcttcctcgtcttgACGAAGAAATGTGTCGCCAAGTTCAAAGGCCCAAACGCCAGACTTCCCCCCGGCCCTTGGAATCTCCCTCTCATCGGAGGCATGCACCACCTGGTCGGGCAGCTGCCCTTCCGCGCACTCCGCCACCTCGCTCGCAAGCACGGCCCCCTCATGCTCGTCAGGATCGGCCAGGTGGACGTTGCGGTCGCTTCCTCACGCGAAGCCGCCGAGGAGATCTTACAGAAACATGGTGACAACTTCGCTTCCCGTCCCGCGCTCGCCGCAACGCAGATCGTTCTCTATGGCGCCTCCGACATCGGCTGGTCCCCCTTCGGCCCTTACTGGAAACAGATGCGCCGGCTCTGCTTCACGGAGCTGCTCGGCGGCAAGCGCACCCGATTCTTCTCCTCCATCAGGACGGAACTGACCCATGAGCTGATGAGAGACATCTCCAAGTCGGGAACAGCACCCGTCAACCTCAGCGACAAGCTGTTCCGTCTTGCCAACGCCATCACCTGCCGAGCGGCGTTCGGTAAACACCGTGAGCATCGAGAGTGTTTCGTCTCGATCGTCAAGGATACGTTCCATGTCCTAGGAGGTTTCTGCTTGGCCGACACGTTTCCGTCGCTCAAGTTCCTTGACGTCCTCACCggtgtcatgtcacacatgcaCCGGCTTCACCATCAGATTGATGAGGTCCTAGACGAGATTCTCAAGGAGCACCAGGATGATGCCGTCACGGACGACGATGGTGGGCGAGTGGAGGACTTGGTCGACGTGCTGCTGAGGCTTAAGGACGATCCGCAGCTGGAAATTCCCTTGACGATGGACAATATAAAGGCTGCGATACTG GACATGTTCGTGGCGGGCACCGAGACCTCATCGACCGTCGTTGAATGGGCCATGTCGGAGCTGATCAGGCACCCCTGGATCATGGAGAGAGCGCACAAGGAAGTGAGGGAAGCTCtgaaaggaaagaacagggtcgaAGAGAGTGACATGGATAAGCTAAACTACATGAAGCTAATTATCAAAGAGACGCTAAGGCTTCACCCATCACTCCCGCTGTTACCAAGATTATGCAGGGAGACCTGCGAAGTGATGGGCTACAAGATAGAAGCCGGCACTCGCGTCTTCGTCAATGCATGGGCGATCTGCAGGGATCCGCAGTACTGGGACGACGCCGAGAGCTTCAAGCCGGAGAGGTTCGAGAGGAGTTCCATAGATTTCAAGGGATTCGACTTCGAGTACTTGCCGTTCGGAGCTGGCCGAAGGATCTGCCCGGCGATCGAGTACGGGCTGACCGTGGTGGAGCTCGTCCTGGCTAATCTCCTCTTCCACTTCGACTGGAAGATGCCCAATGGAATAAAACCCGAGGAGCTCGACATGCGTGAGAAGATGGCACTACTTGTACCAAGGCAAACCGAGCTAAAGTTGCTTGCTACTTCAAGAATTCCTATCCCCGCTACTATCTGA
- the LOC135627627 gene encoding cytochrome P450 71A1-like, producing MSSSIPLLLPPSPLPTLFIILVLPLSLLLLLRLGLKRNNLRARTHAMPPSPPKLPFIGNFHQLGSHPHRSLHALSQKHGPLMLLHLGQVPTLVVSSPDGARDVMRNHDQVFASRPVLKPAKVLFDGCKDLGFSPHGEHWRQLRKICAFHLLSSTRVQSYRLIRQEEVGFMIRKISSQASPTTSVDMSEIFYSFANDMLCRVVSGKFNREEGRNVLFREPTREFSVLLSKFYVGDYFPWMGWLDVLFGSMERAKKTKKRWDDLLDGVIQEHEDRSAEGDDGERDFVDVLLSLREDPGGNHALLTPQTIKALLMDIFSGGTETVYVALEYAMAELVRNPRMMAKLQHQVRGIASRTKGTVKEEELDEMVYLKAIIKEVLRLYPPVPLLVPRELMEDCQIQGYNIPKKTRVIVNAWAISRDPSHWEAPDELKPERFMGDGAMDFKGNDFEFIPFGAGRRICPGMSFAIASLELAMATLVYHFDWELPGGLTTEDLDMSEAFGLVLQRKQRLHLVAKPWSV from the exons ATGTCTTCCTcgattcctcttctccttcccccATCTCCACTGCCGACACTCTTCATCATACTCGTCCTACCTCTCTCTTTACTACTGCTGCTCCGTCTAGGACTCAAAAGAAACAACCTCCGTGCAAGGACCCATGCAATGCCCCCTTCCCCGCCCAAGCTTCCCTTCATAGGCAACTTCCATCAACTCGGCTCGCACCCTCACCGCTCCCTCCACGCCCTGTCGCAGAAGCATGGCCCCCTCATGCTGCTGCACTTGGGTCAGGTGCCAACCCTCGTGGTCTCGTCGCCGGATGGCGCCCGAGATGTCATGCGCAACCACGATCAAGTCTTTGCCAGCCGGCCTGTTCTAAAGCCGGCCAAAGTCCTCTTCGACGGGTGCAAGGACTTGGGCTTCTCGCCCCACGGTGAGCACTGGAGGCAGCTCAGGAAGATCTGCGCCTTCCACCTCTTGAGCTCCACAAGAGTGCAGTCTTATCGGCTCATTAGGCAGGAGGAAGTGGGTTTCATGATCCGGAAGATCTCCTCTCAAGCTTCGCCGACGACGAGCGTCGACATGTCTGAGATCTTTTACTCCTTCGCCAACGATATGTTATGTCGAGTTGTTTCGGGGAAGTTCAACAGAGAAGAGGGGAGGAACGTGCTGTTCCGCGAGCCGACCCGGGAGTTTTCGGTGCTACTGAGCAAGTTCTACGTGGGGGACTACTTCCCATGGATGGGTTGGCTGGATGTATTGTTTGGCTCTATGGAGAGAGCCAAGAAGACCAAGAAGAGATGGGATGATTTGCTTGATGGGGTGATCCAAGAACACGAAGATCGATCAGCTGAAGGTGATGATGGCGAGAGGGACTTCGTGGATGTTCTGCTCTCTCTTCGGGAGGATCCAGGAGGGAATCATGCTCTCCTGACTCCACAAACCATAAAGGCACTTCTGATG GATATATTCAGTGGTGGTACCGAGACAGTATATGTTGCCCTGGAGTACGCCATGGCGGAGCTCGTCCGGAATCCAAGAATGATGGCAAAATTACAACACCAAGTGCGAGGGATAGCgagcagaacaaaaggaacggtgaaAGAGGAGGAGTTGGACGAGATGGTGTACCTGAAAGCCATCATCAAGGAAGTATTACGTCTATACCCGCCGGTCCCGCTATTGGTTCCACGAGAGCTGATGGAGGATTGTCAAATACAAGGATACAACATTCCCAAGAAAACACGAGTGATCGTGAATGCATGGGCCATAAGCAGAGATCCAAGCCATTGGGAAGCACCTGACGAATTGAAACCTGAGAGGTTCATGGGGGACGGTGCAATGGACTTCAAGGGAAACGATTTCGAGTTCATTCCATTCGGAGCAGGAAGGAGAATTTGTCCTGGAATGAGCTTTGCAATTGCCTCTTTAGAGCTCGCAATGGCAACCCTGGTTTATCACTTTGATTGGGAGTTGCCTGGTGGATTGACAACGGAGGATTTGGACATGAGTGAGGCTTTTGGGTTAGTGCTCCAGAGAAAACAACGACTGCATCTTGTTGCTAAACCATGGAGTGTTTAG
- the LOC103972494 gene encoding premnaspirodiene oxygenase-like gives MDLLQLPSMPIFLCSLLFFLVLTKKWFAKFKGPNARLPPGPWNLPLIGGMHHLVGQLPFRALRHLARKHGPLMLVRIGQVDVAVASSREAAEEILQKHGDNFASRPALAATQIVLYGASDIGWSPFGPYWKQMRRLCFTELLAGKRTRSFSSIRTELTHELMRDISKSGTAPVNLSDKLFRLANAITCRAAFGKHREHRECFVSIVKDTCHVLGGFCLADTFPSLKFLDVLTGGMSHMHRLHHQIDEVLDEILKEHQDDAVTGDDGGRGEDLVDVLLRLKGDPQLEIPLTMENIKAAILDMFVGGTEFSSTAVEWAMSELIRHPWIMERAHKEVREALKGKNRVEESDMDKLNYMKLIIKETLRLHPSLPLLPRLCRETSEVMGYKIEAGTRVFVNAWAICRDPQYWDDAERFKPERFEGSSIDFKGFDFEYLPFGAGRRICPAIDFGLTVVELALANLLFHFDWKLPNGMKPEELDMREKMAVLVPRQTELKLLATSRIPVPATI, from the exons ATGGATCTACTTCAACTCCCTTCCATGCCCATCTTCCTctgctccctcctcttcttcctcgtcttgACGAAGAAATGGTTCGCCAAGTTCAAAGGCCCAAACGCCAGACTTCCCCCCGGCCCTTGGAATCTGCCTCTCATCGGAGGCATGCACCACCTGGTCGGGCAGCTGCCCTTCCGAGCACTCCGCCACCTCGCTCGCAAGCACGGCCCCCTCATGCTCGTCAGGATCGGCCAGGTGGACGTTGCGGTCGCCTCCTCACGCGAAGCCGCCGAGGAGATCTTACAGAAACATGGTGACAACTTCGCTTCCCGTCCCGCGCTCGCCGCAACGCAGATCGTTCTATATGGCGCCTCCGACATCGGCTGGTCCCCCTTCGGTCCTTACTGGAAGCAGATGCGCCGGCTCTGTTTCACGGAGCTGCTCGCCGGCAAGCGCACCCGATCCTTCTCCTCCATCAGGACGGAACTGACCCATGAACTGATGAGAGACATCTCCAAGTCGGGAACAGCACCCGTCAACCTCAGCGACAAGCTGTTCCGTCTTGCCAACGCCATCACCTGCCGAGCGGCGTTCGGTAAACACCGTGAGCATCGAGAGTGTTTCGTCTCGATCGTCAAGGATACGTGCCATGTCCTAGGAGGTTTCTGCTTGGCCGACACGTTTCCGTCGCTCAAGTTCCTTGACGTCCTCACCGGTGGCATGTCACACATGCACCGGCTTCACCATCAGATTGATGAGGTCCTAGACGAGATTCTCAAGGAGCACCAGGATGATGCCGTCACGGGCGACGATGGTGGGCGAGGGGAGGACTTGGTCGACGTGCTGCTGAGGCTTAAGGGCGATCCCCAGCTGGAAATTCCCTTGACGATGGAAAATATAAAGGCTGCGATATTG GACATGTTCGTGGGGGGCACCGAGTTCTCATCGACCGCCGTTGAATGGGCCATGTCGGAGCTGATCAGGCACCCCTGGATCATGGAGAGAGCGCACAAGGAAGTGAGGGAAGCTCtgaaaggaaagaacagggtcgaAGAGAGTGACATGGATAAGCTAAACTACATGAAGCTAATTATCAAAGAGACGCTAAGGCTTCACCCATCACTCCCGCTGTTACCAAGATTATGCAGGGAGACCAGCGAAGTGATGGGCTACAAGATAGAAGCCGGCACTCGCGTCTTCGTCAATGCATGGGCGATATGCAGGGATCCGCAGTACTGGGACGACGCCGAGAGATTCAAGCCGGAGAGGTTCGAAGGGAGTTCCATAGATTTCAAGGGATTCGACTTCGAGTACTTGCCGTTCGGAGCTGGCCGAAGGATCTGCCCGGCGATCGACTTCGGGCTGACCGTGGTGGAGCTCGCCCTGGCTAATCTCCTCTTCCACTTCGACTGGAAGCTGCCCAATGGAATGAAACCCGAGGAGCTCGACATGCGTGAGAAGATGGCAGTCCTTGTACCGAGGCAAACCGAGCTAAAGTTGCTTGCTACTTCAAGAATTCCTGTCCCCGCTACTATCTGA
- the LOC103972493 gene encoding cytochrome P450 71A1-like, protein MHWNVPSRLEFVWSNNKLRIMAMSSSMPLLLPPSPLPTLFVILVLPLSLLLLLRLGLKRNKLRARTHDMPPSPLKLPFVGNFHQLGSLPHRSLHALSQKHGPLMLLRLGQVPTLVVSSPDGARDVMRNHDQVFASRPALKPAKVLFDGTTDLALAPYGDSWRQLRKICASHLLSSIRVQSYRLIRQEEVGFMIRKISSQASLTTSVDMSEIFYSFANDILCRVVSGKFNREEGRNVLFREPTREFSVLLSKFYVGDYFPWMGWLDVLFGSMERAKKTKKRWDDLLDGVIQEHEDRSAEGDDGERDFVDVLLSLREDPGGNRALLTPQTIKALLMDIFSGGTETSYVTLECAMAELVRSPRVMAKLQHQVRGIASRTKGTVKEEDLDEMAYLKAIIKEVLRLYPPAPLLLPRELMEDCQIQGYNIPKKTRVIVNAWAISRDPSHWEAPDEFKPERFMGDGAMDFKGNDFEFIPFGAGRRICPGMSFANASLELALATLVYHFDWELPGGMTGEDLDMSEAFGVVLQRKQRLHLVAKPWSIGQEEQHL, encoded by the exons ATGCATTGGAACGTCCCGTCCCGACTGGAGTTTGTTTGGAGCAACAACAAACTACGAATCATGGCAATGTCTTCCTCGATGCCTCTTCTCCTTCCCCCATCGCCACTGCCTACGCTCTTCGTCATACTCGTCCTACCTCTCTCTTTACTACTGCTGCTCCGTCTAGGACTCAAAAGAAACAAACTCCGTGCGAGGACCCATGACATGCCCCCTTCCCCGCTCAAGCTTCCCTTCGTAGGCAACTTCCATCAACTCGGCTCGCTCCCTCACCGCTCCCTCCATGCCCTGTCGCAGAAGCATGGCCCCCTCATGCTGCTGCGCTTGGGTCAGGTGCCAACCCTCGTGGTCTCGTCGCCGGATGGCGCCCGAGATGTCATGCGCAACCACGATCAAGTCTTTGCCAGCCGGCCTGCTCTAAAGCCGGCCAAAGTCCTCTTCGACGGGACGACGGACTTGGCGTTAGCGCCCTACGGTGACTCCTGGAGGCAGCTTAGGAAGATCTGCGCCTCCCACCTCTTGAGCTCCATAAGAGTGCAGTCTTATCGGCTCATTAGGCAGGAGGAAGTGGGTTTCATGATCCGGAAGATCTCCTCTCAAGCTTCGCTGACGACGAGCGTCGACATGTCTGAGATCTTTTACTCCTTCGCCAACGATATATTATGTCGAGTTGTTTCGGGAAAGTTCAACAGAGAAGAGGGGAGGAACGTGCTGTTCCGCGAGCCGACCCGGGAGTTTTCGGTGCTACTGAGCAAGTTCTACGTGGGGGACTACTTCCCATGGATGGGTTGGCTGGATGTATTGTTTGGCTCTATGGAGAGAGCCAAGAAGACCAAGAAGAGATGGGATGATTTGCTTGATGGGGTGATCCAAGAACACGAAGATCGATCAGCTGAAGGTGATGATGGCGAGAGGGACTTCGTGGATGTTCTGCTCTCTCTTCGGGAGGATCCAGGAGGGAATCGTGCTCTCCTGACTCCACAAACCATAAAGGCACTTCTGATG GATATATTCAGTGGTGGTACCGAGACATCGTACGTAACCTTGGAGTGCGCCATGGCGGAGCTCGTCCGGAGTCCAAGAGTGATGGCAAAATTACAACACCAAGTGCGAGGGATAGCgagcagaacaaaaggaacggtgaaAGAGGAGGATTTGGACGAGATGGCCTACCTGAAAGCCATCATCAAGGAAGTATTACGTCTGTACCCGCCGGCCCCGCTATTGCTTCCACGAGAGCTAATGGAGGATTGTCAAATACAAGGATACAACATTCCCAAGAAAACACGAGTGATCGTGAACGCATGGGCCATAAGCAGAGATCCAAGCCATTGGGAAGCACCTGACGAATTCAAACCTGAGAGGTTCATGGGGGACGGTGCAATGGACTTCAAAGGAAACGATTTCGAGTTCATTCCGTTCGGAGCAGGAAGGAGAATTTGTCCTGGAATGAGCTTTGCAAATGCCTCTTTAGAGCTCGCACTGGCAACCCTGGTTTATCACTTTGATTGGGAGTTGCCTGGTGGAATGACAGGAGAGGATTTGGACATGAGTGAGGCTTTTGGGGTAGTGCTCCAAAGAAAACAAAGACTGCATCTTGTTGCTAAACCATGGAGTATTGGGCAAGAGGAGCAGCACCTCTAA
- the LOC135627230 gene encoding premnaspirodiene oxygenase-like translates to MDLLQLPSVPIFLCSLLFFLVLTKKWIAKYKGPNTRLPPGPWNLPLIGSMHHLVGQLPFRALRHLARKHGPLMLVRIGQVDVAVASSREAAEEILQKHGDNFASRPALAASQIVLYGASDIGWSPFGPYWKQMRRICFTELLGGKRTRFFSSIRMELTHELMRDISKSETAPVNLSDKLFRLANAIICRAAFGKHREHRECFVSIVKDTYQVLGGFCLADTFPSLKFLDVLTGVMSHMHRLHHQIDEVLDEILREHQDDAVTGDDGGRVEDLVDVLLRLKDDPRLEIPLTMDSIKAAILDMFAAGTETSSTVVEWAMSELIRHPSIMERAQKEVREALKGKNRVEESDMDKLNYMKLIIKETLRLHPSVSLLPRLCRETCEVMGYKIEAGTRVFVNAWAICRDPQYWDDAESFKPERFEGSSIDFKGFDFEYLPFGAGRRICPAIDFGLTVVELALANLLFHFDWKMPNGMKPEELDMREKMALVVPRQTELKLLATSRIPVPATI, encoded by the exons ATGGATCTGCTTCAGCTCCCTTCCGTTCCCATCTTCCTctgctccctcctcttcttcctcgtcctGACGAAGAAATGGATCGCCAAGTACAAAGGCCCAAACACCAGACTTCCCCCCGGCCCGTGGAATCTGCCTCTCATCGGAAGCATGCACCACCTGGTCGGGCAACTACCCTTCCGCGCACTTCGCCACCTCGCTCGCAAGCACGGCCCCCTCATGCTCGTCAGGATCGGCCAGGTGGACGTTGCGGTCGCCTCCTCACGCGAAGCCGCCGAGGAGATCTTACAGAAACATGGTGACAACTTCGCTTCCCGTCCCGCGCTCGCCGCATCGCAGATCGTTCTCTATGGCGCCTCCGACATCGGCTGGTCCCCCTTCGGCCCTTACTGGAAACAGATGCGCCGGATCTGCTTCACGGAGCTGCTCGGCGGCAAGCGCACCCGATTCTTCTCCTCCATCAGGATGGAACTGACCCATGAACTGATGAGAGACATCTCCAAGTCGGAAACAGCTCCCGTCAACCTGAGCGACAAGCTGTTCCGTCTTGCCAACGCCATCATCTGCCGTGCGGCGTTCGGTAAACACCGTGAGCATCGAGAGTGTTTCGTCTCGATCGTCAAGGATACGTACCAAGTCCTCGGAGGTTTCTGCTTGGCCGACACGTTTCCGTCGCTCAAGTTCCTTGACGTCCTCACCggtgtcatgtcacacatgcaCCGGCTTCACCATCAGATCGATGAGGTCCTAGACGAGATACTCAGGGAGCACCAGGATGATGCCGTCACGGGCGACGATGGTGGGCGAGTGGAGGACTTGGTCGACGTGCTGCTGAGGCTTAAGGACGATCCCCGGCTGGAAATTCCCTTGACGATGGACAGTATAAAGGCTGCGATCTTG GACATGTTCGCGGCGGGCACCGAGACCTCATCGACCGTCGTTGAATGGGCCATGTCGGAGTTGATCAGGCACCCCTCGATCATGGAGAGAGCGCAAAAGGAAGTGAGGGAAGCTCTGAAAGGAAAAAACAGAGTCGAAGAGAGTGACATGGATAAGCTAAACTACATGAAGCTAATTATCAAAGAGACGCTAAGGCTTCACCCATCAGTCTCGCTGTTACCAAGATTGTGCAGGGAGACCTGCGAAGTGATGGGCTACAAGATAGAAGCCGGCACTCGCGTCTTCGTCAATGCATGGGCGATCTGCAGGGATCCGCAGTACTGGGACGACGCCGAGAGCTTCAAGCCGGAGAGGTTCGAGGGGAGTTCCATAGATTTCAAGGGATTCGACTTCGAGTACTTGCCGTTCGGAGCTGGCAGAAGGATCTGCCCGGCGATCGACTTCGGGCTGACCGTGGTGGAGCTCGCCCTGGCTAATCTCCTCTTCCACTTCGACTGGAAGATGCCCAATGGAATGAAACCCGAGGAGCTCGACATGCGTGAGAAGATGGCACTCGTTGTACCAAGGCAAACCGAGCTAAAGTTGCTTGCTACTTCAAGAATTCCTGTCCCCGCTACTATCTGA